In the genome of Streptomyces sp. NBC_00259, the window GGTCAGGTCGGGTCGGGTCAGGTCAGGTCGGAGCGGTCTACAGAACCTGGTCCGGGGTGACGGTCCCGGTGATGCCGCGGGCGGCGAGGTGCTCGGCGTCGTCCGCGCGGCTCGCGAGCACGACGGCCGGGCGCGCGCCGTCGGCGGTGAGCCGGGCGAAGGCCTCGAACACGGCGCCGCCGGGCGCGCACACCGAGCGCTCGGGGGCGCTGTCGTCGTCCCCCGCGTCCACGACGAGCGCGGTGGTGCGGGGTGCCGGCAGGTACGGCCGGGCGCGCTGCTCCTCGACGATGCGGGCGATGCTCTTCCCGGCCGGCTTGATCTGCCGGTCGCTGGTCATCAGGCCCAGGCTGTACTCGAGTTCGGGGAAGTCGGCGAGCGAGCGGGACACGTCGTGCGAGCACCACCAGGTGATGCCCCAGAGGTCCTCGCAGTCGAGGGCGCCCGCCACGGTGGCCTCGGTGAAGGTGTCCGCGTGTTCGGCGGGGATCAGCGGGGCGGGCGCGCCGACCTCCTGGAGCCAGACCGGCCGGTGCGGCTGCAGCGCCCAGGCCTTGGACAGCTCGATCAGGTAGGCGGCGTGGTGCTCGGTCGCCGTCCCCGTACGTCCGTGGCGCTGGGCGGTGCCGTTGAACACCCAGGAGTGCACGGCGGTGACGGCCCCGAGCCGTGCGGAGTGCGCGGGGGTGAAGGGCTGGTCGTCCTGGTACCAGGCGGCGTCGTACTCGGCGTGCAGATGCAGCTTTCCGGGCGCGCCCTCCTCGCAGGCGCCGAGCAGCACGTCCAGCCAGCGCTCGGCCTGCGCGGGGGTGATGCGGTCCGGGTCGGGGTGTGGCCCGGACGAGAACTGGTTGACCTCGTTGCCGATGGTCATCCCGATGAAGTTCGGCCGGTCCGCGAGGGCCGCGGCGAGCGTGCGCAGATACTCGGCCTGCCCCGACACCACGTCCGGGTCGGTGAAGAGGTTGCGCCGGTGCCAGGTCTGCGTCCAGGACGGCAGGAAGTCGAAGCTCGACAGATGCCCCTGCAGTCCGTCGACGTTGACGTCGAGGCCGCGCTCGGCGGCGGCGTCGGCCAGCTGTACGAGCTGCTCCACGGCGCGCGGGCGGATCAGGGTGCGGTTGGGCTGGAAGACCGGCCAGAGCGGGAAGACCCGGATGTGGTCGAGGCCGAGGCCGGCGATGGAGTCCAGATCGGCGCGTACGGCGTCGAGGTCGAAGTCGAGCCAGTGGTGGAACCATCCCTGGCTGGGGGTGTAGTTGGCGCCGAAGCGCACGGATGAGGTCATGTGCGGAGAGGTTCCTCGGAGTGGAGTGGTCGGTCCCGGGACGGCCCTGGTCAGCCCTTGACGGCGCCTTCGCCGACGCCCCGGAAGAAGTAGCGCTGGAGACAGGCGAAGAGGACGATCAACGGCAGTACGGCGATGATCGTGCCCGCCGCGACGAGGCGTTCGTCGTTGGCGAAGGTGCCGTGCAGATAGTTCAGACCGATGGTCAGGGTGAAGTTCTGCGGATCGCTGAGGACGATCAGCGGCCAGAGGAAGTCGTCCCAGGCGCCCATGAAGGCGAAGATGGCGACGACCGCGAGCGTGCCCTTGACCGAGGGCAGGGCGATACGGACGAACCGCTGCCAGGCGTTCGCCCCGTCGACGAACGCGGCCTCCTCGATCTCGTACGGCAGGTTGAGGAAGGCGTTGCGCATCAGCAGGACGTTCATGGCGGCGATGCAGCCGGGCAGCAGCACACCGACGAGCGTGTTGTTCAGGCCGAGGTCACGCATCGTCGTGAACTGGGCGATGATGATGCCCTCCACGGGCACGAGCATCGCCAGGATGAACGCGAGGGTGGCGGCCCGGCGCCCGCGGTAGCGCAGCCGCGCGAGGGCGTATCCGGCGAGTGCGGCGCCGACGCAGTTGGTCAGCACGTTGGCGACCGCGACCTTGAGCGAGTTCAGGGCGAAGTCCCAGACGGGGATGGTGCGGGCCACCCGCGTGTAGTTGTCCAGGGTCGGGTCGTCCGGCAGGAACTGCGGCGGAGAGCTGAAGATGTCCTCGTTCAGGCTCTTGAGCGAAGTGGACAGCTGCCACAGGAACGGTCCGACGGTCAGCGCGAGAACGGCGAGGAGCAGTACGTACCGCAGCACGATCTCCCAGACGGGCATCCGGCGCCCGCCCTCCTGGGCGGTCCGGCTCCTGCGAAGCGGCTTCGCGGGCCTCGGCCGCGTGGCGGTGTCGGCCGCGGTCATCGGTCCTCCTTACGGTCGGCGCGCAGCACCAGCAGCATCAGGGCGACGGTGACGACGAAGACGACCACCGAGATCGCGGAGGCGTAGCCGACCCGGCCGGACAGGCCGGTGCCGGTGCGCTGCA includes:
- a CDS encoding carbohydrate ABC transporter permease, with amino-acid sequence MPVWEIVLRYVLLLAVLALTVGPFLWQLSTSLKSLNEDIFSSPPQFLPDDPTLDNYTRVARTIPVWDFALNSLKVAVANVLTNCVGAALAGYALARLRYRGRRAATLAFILAMLVPVEGIIIAQFTTMRDLGLNNTLVGVLLPGCIAAMNVLLMRNAFLNLPYEIEEAAFVDGANAWQRFVRIALPSVKGTLAVVAIFAFMGAWDDFLWPLIVLSDPQNFTLTIGLNYLHGTFANDERLVAAGTIIAVLPLIVLFACLQRYFFRGVGEGAVKG
- a CDS encoding glycoside hydrolase 5 family protein; its protein translation is MTSSVRFGANYTPSQGWFHHWLDFDLDAVRADLDSIAGLGLDHIRVFPLWPVFQPNRTLIRPRAVEQLVQLADAAAERGLDVNVDGLQGHLSSFDFLPSWTQTWHRRNLFTDPDVVSGQAEYLRTLAAALADRPNFIGMTIGNEVNQFSSGPHPDPDRITPAQAERWLDVLLGACEEGAPGKLHLHAEYDAAWYQDDQPFTPAHSARLGAVTAVHSWVFNGTAQRHGRTGTATEHHAAYLIELSKAWALQPHRPVWLQEVGAPAPLIPAEHADTFTEATVAGALDCEDLWGITWWCSHDVSRSLADFPELEYSLGLMTSDRQIKPAGKSIARIVEEQRARPYLPAPRTTALVVDAGDDDSAPERSVCAPGGAVFEAFARLTADGARPAVVLASRADDAEHLAARGITGTVTPDQVL